From Ostrinia nubilalis chromosome 9, ilOstNubi1.1, whole genome shotgun sequence, one genomic window encodes:
- the LOC135074339 gene encoding small ribosomal subunit protein mS33, translated as MSTNYTKYAKLINASTNYASRMRRLSNRIFGEVAIPTNPKSMKVVKIFSARPLHSDKEIVEYYPRHVETHALVLRLRELGLFRDEHQDFKEEMRRLRELRGKVKVWRRHLDDKKD; from the coding sequence ATGTCAACGAATTATACAAAGTACGCAAAGTTAATAAACGCATCTACAAACTACGCCTCCCGCATGAGACGGCTCTCCAACCGGATCTTCGGCGAAGTCGCCATTCCCACCAATCCAAAGTCGATGAAGGTGGTGAAGATATTTTCCGCGCGGCCGCTGCACTCCGACAAGGAGATCGTGGAGTACTACCCGCGGCACGTGGAGACGCACGCGCTGGTGCTGCGGCTGCGCGAGCTCGGGCTGTTCCGCGACGAGCACCAGGACTTCAAGGAGGAGATGCGGCGCCTGCGCGAGCTGCGCGGCAAGGTCAAGGTGTGGCGCCGCCACCTCGACGACAAGAAGGACTGA
- the LOC135074330 gene encoding N-sulphoglucosamine sulphohydrolase gives MARAPATVLFLILIIVTETVLSNKAKNVLVLLADDGGFEIGAYMNKICQTPNIDGLARRGVIFNNAFTSVSSCSPSRAALLTGTPSHQNGMYGLHHGVHHFSSFDNVSSLPAVLREHGVMTGIIGKKHVGPADVYRFDYEQTEENNHIDQVGRNITHIKLLAREFLADANTKNKPFFLYVGFHDPHRCGHGEPQYGPFCERFGSGEPGMGLIPDWKPWYYQWDEVQLPFHIQDTEAARRDVAAQYTTMSRLDQGVALILKELEAAGHGDDTLIIYTSDNGIPFPSGRTNFYDPGVREPLIMVSPEATARRNQASGAMVSLLDLMPTVLDWFGVARDEVQSNEIWGPDQPKSLLPILEKEPAPSADEAVFLSQTHHEVTMYYPMRGVRTRRHKLVHNLNFAMPFPIDQDLYVSPTFQDILNRTRGKQPLPWYKTLKQYYYRPEWELYDLRVDAAETNNLHGKPSLAGVEAALRSRLAAWQRSTRDPWRCAPAAVLERDACRSLDNGLPLHHPR, from the exons ATGGCTCGAGCACCGGccactgttttatttttgattttgattatagTTACAGAAACAGTACTATCGAATAAGGCAAAAAATGTGCTGGTATTATTAG CGGATGATGGTGGCTTTGAAATCGGAGCATATATGAACAAAATATGCCAGACTCCGAATATAGACGGCCTGGCACGAAGGGGCGTGATATTCAACAACGCATTTACATCCGTAAGCAGCTGTTCGCCAAG CCGTGCGGCGCTGCTCACGGGGACCCCGAGCCACCAGAATGGCATGTACGGGCTGCACCACGGCGTGCACCACTTCTCCTCCTTCGACAACGTGTCCAGCCTGCCCGCCGTGCTGCGCGAGCACGGCGTTATGACCG GCATCATCGGCAAGAAGCACGTGGGCCCCGCCGACGTGTACCGCTTCGACTACGAGCAGACTGAGGAGAACAACCACATCGACCAGGTCGGCCGCAACATCACGCACATCAAGCTGCTCGCAAGGGAGTTCCTGGCTGACGCCAATACCAAAAAcaa GCCTTTCTTTCTCTACGTGGGTTTCCACGACCCGCACCGCTGCGGCCACGGCGAGCCGCAGTACGGGCCCTTCTGCGAGCGCTTCGGCTCGGGCGAGCCGGGCATGGGGCTCATCCCCGACTGGAAGCCCTGGTACTACCAGTGGGACGAGGTGCAGCTGCCCTTCCATATacag GACACGGAAGCGGCCAGGAGAGATGTGGCGGCACAGTACACCACGATGTCTAGGCTGGATCAGG GCGTCGCCCTGATCCTGAAGGAGTTAGAAGCGGCCGGGCACGGCGACGACACGCTCATCATATACACTTCAGATAACGGCATACCGTTCCCCTCCGGCCGGACCAACTTCTACGACCCCGGGGTCAGGGAGCCGCTGATCATGGTGTCCCCGGAGGCCACGGCGCGTCGCAACCAGGCCTCGGGCGCCATGGTCAGCCTGCTGGACCTCATGCCCACGGTGCTGGACTGGTTCGGGGTCGCGAGGGACGAGGTGCAAAGCAACGAGATCTGGGGGCCCGACCAGCCGAAGAGTTTGCTGCCTATATTGGAGAAGG AGCCCGCGCCGTCGGCGGACGAGGCGGTGTTCCTGTCGCAGACGCACCACGAGGTGACGATGTACTACCCGATGCGCGGCGTGCGCACGCGCCGCCACAAGCTCGTGCACAACCTCAACTTCGCCATGCCCTTCCCCATCGACCAGGACCTCTACGTCTCGCCCACCTTCCAG GATATCCTGAACCGCACGCGCGGCAAGCAGCCGCTGCCGTGGTACAAGACGTTGAAGCAGTACTACTACCGGCCGGAGTGGGAGCTCTACGACCTCCGCGTCGACGCTGCCGAGACCAACAATCTGCATG GCAAGCCGTCGCTGGCGGGCGTGGAGGCGGCGCTGCGCTCGCGGCTGGCGGCGTGGCAGCGCAGCACGCGCGACCCCTGGCGGTGCGCGCCCGCCGCTGTGCTGGAGCGCGACGCCTGCCGCAGCCTCGACAACGGCCTGCCGCTCCACCACCCGCGCTAA
- the LOC135074332 gene encoding phosphomannomutase, with protein sequence MSSRKNVLFLFDVDGTLTKPRQVISEDLKSFILEQVKARVAVGLVSGSDYVKIVEQMSGEQVTNQFDYVFCENGVMQYRNGELKSTQSILKHVGETRLQKLINFALGYMSKLELPAKRGNFIEFRSSMINICPVGRSCSQVERDQFSKYDIEHKVRQTFVDALKQQFPDYGLTFALGGQISVDVFPTGWDKTYCLGHVADAKYDEIHFFGDKTDIGGNDYEIYNDARTIGHKVTSPDDTKEQLRKCLNIA encoded by the coding sequence ATGTCGAGCCGGAAAAACGTGTTATTTTTGTTCGATGTGGATGGTACGCTGACCAAGCCTCGCCAAGTGATCTCAGAGGATTTAAAGTCATTTATACTTGAGCAAGTAAAAGCCCGAGTGGCGGTGGGCCTCGTAAGCGGGTCTGATTATGTCAAAATTGTAGAGCAAatgagtggagagcaagtgACTAATCAGTTTGACTACGTATTTTGCGAAAATGGCGTGATGCAATACAGAAATGGGGAACTGAAGAGCACCCAGAGCATTCTCAAACATGTAGGTGAAACAAGATTACAAAAGCTTATAAACTTTGCTCTTGGTTATATGTCTAAACTAGAATTGCCTGCAAAAAGAGGCAATTTTATTGAATTCCGGTCTAGCATGATAAACATCTGCCCCGTGGGCCGGTCTTGCTCACAAGTAGAAAGGGATCAATTTTCAAAGTATGACATAGAGCATAAAGTGAGGCAAACATTTGTGGATGCACTGAAACAGCAGTTCCCTGACTATGGCTTGACATTTGCCCTCGGGGGGCAGATAAGTGTAGATGTGTTCCCCACAGGATGGGACAAAACGTATTGCCTGGGTCATGTGGCTGATGCAAAGTATGATGAAATACACTTCTTTGGTGACAAAACTGACATTGGGGGAAACGATTATGAAATCTACAACGATGCAAGAACTATTGGGCACAAAGTTACCTCTCCTGATGACACCAAAGAACAATTAAGAAAGTGTCTTAATATTGCATAA
- the LOC135074331 gene encoding enoyl-CoA hydratase domain-containing protein 2, mitochondrial — protein sequence MLSSRLPRLGVLVKNVSARLLATQSTPQLDSTGLVVFQKLTGADRGIAVYGLNSPKDRNALGFDLIKAMKEVNQLLREDTKISVVILHSFVPGIFCAGANLKERFKMSDEEVASFVRGLRGTFIEVEDLPMPTIAAVEGVAVGGGLELALACDIRVAADTAKLGLVETGRGLIPGAGGTQRLPRTVHLNIAKELIFTSRVVNGKEAKEFGLVNHVVPQNSNNNAAFEKALSLAREIIHNAPIALRCAKQAINEGIQLTIKDGYEVEQKFYEVNIPTKDRQEGMISFIEKRKPVYEGH from the exons ATGTTGTCCTCTAGATTACCTCGCTTAGGAGTTTTGGTAAAAAATGTAAGTGCTCGGTTACTGGCTACGCAATCCACGCCGCAGCTGGATAGCACAGGGCTTGTGGTATTCCAAAAGCTGACCGGGGCCGACCGCGGCATCGCCGTCTACGGCCTCAACAGTCCCAAGGACCGGAACGCCTTAGGGTTCGACTTGATCAAGGCTATGAAGGAAGTGAATCAATTGCTACGCGAGGATACTAAGATATCTGTCGTTATACTGCACAGTTTTGTACCAGGGATATTTTGTGCTG GTGCAAATTTGAAAGAGAGGTTCAAAATGTCTGATGAGGAGGTGGCATCATTTGTGCGTGGCCTTCGAGGCACTTTCATTGAAGTGGAAGATCTCCCAATGCCCACCATCGCAGCAGTAGAAGGAGTCGCCGTAGGGGGCGGGCTGGAGCTGGCGCTGGCCTGCGACATCCGGGTGGCGGCCGACACTGCCAAGCTGGGCCTCGTGGAGACCGGCAGGGGACTCATTCCTGGTGCAGGTGGCACTCAAAGGTTACCCAGAACTGTCCATCTCAATATTGCCAAAGAATTAATATTTACATCGAGAGTAGTTAATGGCAAAGAAGCAAAAGAATTTG GGTTAGTGAACCATGTTGTGCCACAGAACAGCAACAATAATGCTGCTTTTGAAAAGGCACTCAGTTTAGCGAGGGAGATCATTCATAATGCACCTATAGCACTGCGGTGTGCCAAGCAAGCTATTAATGAGGGCATCCAGCTCACGATCAAAGACGGTTATGAGGTGGAGCAGAAGTTCTATGAGGTCAACATTCCAACCAAGGATAGACAGGAGGGGATGATCTCTTTTATAGAAAAAAGGAAACCTGTTTATGAGGGTCACTGA
- the LOC135074882 gene encoding EKC/KEOPS complex subunit Tprkb-like, which produces MEESKRSAADLQENCSKYQQPTDQVIEDSLKKQVYLCKLDPENGVTLHVHLFKNVRNVEDIRMNILKGTWKCAIIKPALILDPLQIAVAANKAVISEQRNAMTTRNVYTEVLFNLSITKNIGQSLNKFGIEKDTDMLVCFLIASEDNSAEILSKIEGERCPISSLIEFRDLRKIKNVYKFNGLKCDVDLQEMLNIIISRMVTKNIVSY; this is translated from the exons ATGGAAGAAAGCAAGCGCAGTGCAGCAGATCTCCAAGAAAACTGTTCGAAATATCAACAACCAACAGACCAAGTGATAGAAGACTCT TTAAAAAAACAAGTTTATCTCTGCAAACTAGACCCAGAAAATGGTGTAACTCTTCATGTTCACCTTTTCAAGAACGTTCGGAATGTCGAAGATATACGGATGAACATATTGAAAGGTACCTGGAAATGTGCAATAATAAAGCCCGCCCTAATATTAGACCCATTGCAAATTGCCGTTGCTGCCAATAAAGCGGTGATCTCAGAGCAACGCAATGCAATGACCACCAGAAATGTGTACACTGAAGTATTGTTCAACTTGTCTATCACCAAAAACATTGGACAGAGTCTGAACAAGTTTGGAATAGAGAAAGATACTGACATGCTAGTGTGCTTCTTGATAGCATCGGAAGACAACAGTGCTGAAATCTTATCAAAAATTGAGGGTGAAAGATGTCCTATTAGCAGCCTTATTGAATTTAGGGACctaaggaaaataaaaaatgtgtacAAGTTTAATGGTTTAAAATGTGATGTTGATTTGCAAGAGAtgttaaacattattattagtaGAATGGTTACTAAAAATATAGTCtcatattaa